DNA from Elusimicrobiaceae bacterium:
CAAACTGCGTATACTATTCTCGCTTGAACCGACATATTGGGCTAATTCCTTTGTGCTTACTAATCTTTGATACTTTTGTTGCATATTTCTTATTTCCTTTTTTTAAATTAAAAAGAAGAATAAATTTGCAATAGATATAAATGTATTTTTGTACACAAATCTATATACTTCTTTTAAATTTAAACTAGATTTCAGAAAATTTGATCTGTATAGGGAAAAATAGGGATAAAACACGCAGGAGAAAAGGAAAATGATAATAATTTGATAAACTGAGATAAATAATAAATTTAATCAAACATAGGGTATTTATATGGAAAAACTTGGAATAATGCAAAAAGTAACAGATTTGAGAATTATTTGGCCACATGAACAATCTGATTTTTCAAAATGGCTGGCAGAAGAAAAGAATCTATTATTACTTAGTGAAACTATTGGAATCGGAAATATTGTATTAGAAGAGAGAGAATCAAAAGTAGGAGATTTCGCTGCTGATTTATATGCTCGTGAAGAAGGAACTGACAGAAAAATTATTATAGAAAACCAATTGGAAGAAACCAATCATAAACACTTAGGGCAAATAATTACCTATGCCGCCGGAAAAGGGGCTGAAATCATTATTTGGATTGTAAAAAAAGCTAGAGACGAACACAAACAAGCAATAGAATGGTTAAATCAACATACCGATGAAAATATTGGTTTTTTCCTATTGGAAATTGAATTATGGAAAATTAATGACTCTTTACCTGCTCCTAAGTTTAATATTGTTGAATCACCCAATGATTGGGGCAAAATTATGAAAACTGCAGATAATTTAAATGAAACAGAAAAATTGCGTTTAAATTTTTGGCAGAAATTTAAAGATTATGCCATTGAACAAACTGATTTTAATGGATTTTCTTTAAGGAAAATAGCGCCTAATCATTGGTATAACTTAAGTGTTGGTACTTCTGCTTATCACATTGGTTTAACAATGAATACCAAAGAAAAATGTATTGGTACAGAAATTTATATTCCAAATGATAAAGAAATTTTTCAAAAGTTTCTCTCACAAAAAGTAGAAATTGAAAAAATTTTGGGAAATAAAGCAGAATGGATCGAAGCTAATAAAGCTTGTAGAATACTGGTAACACATCCTGCTATTTTTAAAAACAATGAATCAAATTGGAAAGAGTATTTTGATTGGTATATAAAAATGGCTCTTAAATTAAAACAAATAAGTAAAGAATTTGATAATTAATAATAAAATCAAAAATACTTATTTAACAAACCTATCTCTTTATAATAACGGGGTAGGTTTTTTGTTTGAGAAAGAAGAATACAAATATGCTTTAATTGCTCAAAATCAGGTTTTATAGGGTTTTTATTGTAAAAGGTATATAGTTTATGGGTTTTTAAATAAAGGGTTTTTGGTGGGGAGATTATATTTGTTTATTTTGATAAAGTATAAATAATGAAAAAACATATTTGGAGAAAAAAATGAGTAAAGATTTGTCACTTGCTCTAACCGAAAAAGAAAAGACCTTTTTTATCTTGATAACTGCACTAGAAGAGTTATATGGTCTTTTATGTCCTGGAAGAATCCATATTGCAGAAAAATATGCACATCCGACGAATATAGACACCTACGGCTTGTTTTATACTAATCTTATTGACCTTTTATATCCAATAGATGAAAGCTTCTTCAAAGGAGATCTTTTGGAAAATATAAAATTTATATTTTCTAATTGCTCGTATTTTAAAAATGGAAAAAAGACAATAGAAAGCATAAATACTTTTAAAACTTGGTTGAATGAAAGAAAAATTTATAAATTTTATCTAGCCGAAGTAGGAAAAGAGGAAAAACTTAATTTTTCTCGCCAAGAAATGATTGAATTTCTAGGGAACAAAAATAAGCATAGTAATTTACGAATATTGAGAAATATTAAGCGGATTCGTAAAAATAACCCTCATCTTAGTTTTAGAGAATTTTTATTTTCAATTCCAAGTATAAAAGAAAGATTTCAGGAAGATATTCTTGAATATTATTTTTCATTTATTGTCCAACAATTAGTTCATATCTATAATTCTTTATTAAGCGATTTAAAAGATAGCTTTAAGTTGTGGTACGAAAGAAAAGGTTTACAGATTCACCTTATAGAAACTCAAATACCTAAATTAATAGAAAATGAAGAAGTATTACTTAAAGAATTAATTGCTTTCACATCTTACTTTAAGAAACTTCCACATATGAATGTGTATAGAGAATTAAAACAAGACCCAATGGATGTTTAATTAT
Protein-coding regions in this window:
- a CDS encoding DUF4268 domain-containing protein — encoded protein: MEKLGIMQKVTDLRIIWPHEQSDFSKWLAEEKNLLLLSETIGIGNIVLEERESKVGDFAADLYAREEGTDRKIIIENQLEETNHKHLGQIITYAAGKGAEIIIWIVKKARDEHKQAIEWLNQHTDENIGFFLLEIELWKINDSLPAPKFNIVESPNDWGKIMKTADNLNETEKLRLNFWQKFKDYAIEQTDFNGFSLRKIAPNHWYNLSVGTSAYHIGLTMNTKEKCIGTEIYIPNDKEIFQKFLSQKVEIEKILGNKAEWIEANKACRILVTHPAIFKNNESNWKEYFDWYIKMALKLKQISKEFDN